One stretch of Anolis carolinensis isolate JA03-04 chromosome 3, rAnoCar3.1.pri, whole genome shotgun sequence DNA includes these proteins:
- the LOC107983208 gene encoding cytochrome P450 2J2 — MVGLWISLLVLLVGLLVRSYLKLLTKHRKFPPGPLPLPLIGTLWCTGIRFSTDTLTKVTQKYGNFATIWVGHYPIVIMSGFQIVKEGLINHSEELADRPVTYFVLHAFKRKGIGFANGHSWKQQRRFGIITMRNLGLGKKGMEFQIEEEARRLVEAFSQTNGQPLDPSLLISNAISSLISTVSFGYRFSHEDEMFRKLMGSIDSLAQFGVSFSHAVSHLFFFAKKESITIPESA; from the exons ATGGTGGGCCTCTGGATATCTTTACTTGTTCTTCTGGTGGGTCTTCTGGTTCGGTCCTATCTGAAACTGCTGACAAAACACAGAAAGTTTCCACCTGGACCCCTTCCTCTGCCTCTCATTGGAACCCTGTGGTGCACTGGGATCAGATTTTCTACAGATACTCTCACAAAG GTCACTCAGAAATATGGAAACTTTGCCACAATATGGGTCGGGCATTATCCCATCGTAATTATGTCTGGATTCCAAATAGTGAAAGAAGGCCTGATCAACCATTCAGAAGAGCTAGCTGACCGACCAGTAACTTATTTTGTTTTACATGCCTTTAAAAGAAAAG GCATTGGATTTGCAAATGGTCATAGCTGGAAACAACAGAGACGATTTGGCATAATCACTATGAGGAATCTGGGGCTGGGGAAGAAAGGAATGGAGTTCCAAATTGAAGAGGAGGCCCGACGGCTTGTGGAGGCCTTTTCACAAACAAATG GGCAGCCACTTGACCCTTCACTGCTGATCAGCAATGCCATCTCCAGTTTGATAAGCACTGTGAGCTTTGGATACAGATTTTCCCATGAAGATGAAATGTTTCGGAAACTGATGGGAAGCATTGATTCCTTAGCGCaatttggagtctccttctctcatGCTGTAAGTCATCTCTTCTTTTTTGCCAAGAAGGAAAGTATCACTATTCCAGAATCGGCATAA